A window of Carassius auratus strain Wakin unplaced genomic scaffold, ASM336829v1 scaf_tig00216339, whole genome shotgun sequence contains these coding sequences:
- the LOC113097642 gene encoding uncharacterized protein LOC113097642, with translation MVERWPALFTERQVFAEFNRIASKNLEGDFFEAQDQYAPRFIELFKTKKGTVGQKLRELIQHISCKTPDVTVLHSVVLKGIPILLCDESSEFYKTCSDTTRDEALECITVGVLTVVSEHSPHEGQSSVDLQPISTAIILEGGIVMDHIKNLPQAVCLLFGLTYVLHLDYPKCMANTLHFIQTVMLGLGKKKTPIKTVNSEEQSFGLEQ, from the exons ATGGTTGAACGATGGCCAGCACTCTTCACAGAGAGACAG gtgtttgctgagtttaatagAATCGCCAGTAAGAATCTTGAGGGAGACTTTTTTGAGGCTCAGGACCAGTACGCACCACGTTTCATCGAACTCTTCAAAACAAAGAAGGGAACTGTTGGTCAGAAACTCAGGGAGCTGATTCAGCACATAAGCTGTAAG ACACCAGACGTGACAGTACTCCACTCTGTTGTCCTCAAAGGCATTCCCATTTTACTCTGTGATGAATCCAGTGAATTCTATAAGACCTGCTCT GATACAACGAGAGACGAGGCCCTAGAATGCATCACTGTTGGTGTGCTGACAGTTGTCAGTGAACATAGTCCTCATGAGGGTCAAAGCTCAGTGGACCTCCAGCCCATCTCCACTGCCATCATTCTGGAGGGAGGTATTGTCATGGATCATATTAAAAACTTGCCTCAGGCAGTTTGTCTGTTGTTTGGACTTACATATGTATTGCATTTGGATTACCCAAAATGCATGGCAAATACACTCCACTTCATTCAGACTGTGATGCTTGGACTGGGAAAGAAAAAAACTCCCATCAAAACTGTTAACTCTGAAGAACAGTCTTTTGGGTTAGAACAGTAA